The following proteins are encoded in a genomic region of Dioscorea cayenensis subsp. rotundata cultivar TDr96_F1 chromosome 8, TDr96_F1_v2_PseudoChromosome.rev07_lg8_w22 25.fasta, whole genome shotgun sequence:
- the LOC120267564 gene encoding zinc finger A20 and AN1 domain-containing stress-associated protein 8-like: MEHDEAGCQAPESPIPCVKNCGFFGSAATMNMCSKCHKIHVLKQEQAKLAAASIETIVNEGNNSTGKEPIVTSVVDVAASSVEMNTVSIQSLDASVVSEAVEPKVKEGPKRCNTCRKRVGLTGFNCRCGNLFCSVHRYSDKHNCQFDYRTAARDAIAKANPLIKPEKLDKI; this comes from the coding sequence ATGGAGCATGATGAGGCAGGATGCCAGGCTCCAGAGAGCCCCATCCCGTGTGTTAAAAACTGTGGATTTTTTGGCAGTGCTGCGACGATGAACATGTGTTCCAAGTGCCACAAGATCCATGTGTTGAAACAAGAGCAGGCCAAGCTTGCGGCGGCATCCATTGAAACCATTGTCAATGAAGGCAATAATAGCACCGGAAAAGAGCCAATTGTCACCTCTGTTGTAGATGTAGCTGCTAGCTCTGTGGAGATGAATACCGTGTCTATCCAATCATTGGATGCTTCGGTTGTGAGTGAGGCTGTGGAACCGAAGGTGAAGGAAGGCCCTAAACGATGCAACACTTGTAGGAAGCGGGTTGGACTGACAGGGTTCAATTGCCGCTGCGGGAATCTCTTCTGTTCAGTACACCGTTATTCCGATAAGCATAATTGCCAATTTGATTACCGAACAGCAGCAAGGGATGCAATAGCCAAGGCAAATCCTCTCATCAAGCCGGAAAAGCTGGACAAGATCTAA
- the LOC120266649 gene encoding putative disease resistance RPP13-like protein 3 gives MIEHTIALVLLKLADLLAEEAMFLYGVRDQFEWIERELRRMKCFIKDADDKRRKGDERVKNWVRDVRDLAFEAEDIIDIHMIKIERRRRRKGFMGKFIRYTHILSELVACHMISLDINRMKIKVQEILDSRTTYGIANIDENDGEVISSMDDLQARRRLSPNLDDDSIVVGFELDKKVIMEHLLNSKIKRRCVISIVGMGGLGKTTLAKKIYNSINIKRQFEVCCWVSVSQDYKVKELLKTIMKKVMGIARDEMERIEDDDLKEKLYKFLKERRYFIVMDDIWRTEMWVQIKAAFPDVMNGSRVLFTTRILEVARSADPSIPPYELPFLSNAESWELFLKKIFPTTEDAELTCPKELEALSWNLAIRCRGVPLALVVLGGLLSKKEKTFAVWMEVAKSMDWESNEDGKQFLQILALSYNDLPHHFLKSCFLYIGSFPEDSEIQASKLIRLWIAEGFIPQREKQSMEDTAKDYLDELVQRCMIQVACRRSDGSIKKLRIHDLLRDMCISEAKEDCFLGIQSSSHNANLSTSRRLALHNISVDLQHLKRTSPNLRTLVGFNLRSSHEINKSIHRIKLLRVLDLEGARNLERLPKEITSMIHLKYLGLRRTKLKELPSTIGDLSNLQTLDTSHTQPIPVPDAFWKIQTLRHVFVVGGCPHTIGNLKNLQTLKVLGSGQWIEKDLEELTNLRHLHISNLLDSHGKPLCDSLDKLEHLVSLKVTTSSQSIPGNIITALSNHYQLHKLGLNGRLSDEQHFHSIQEFPTKLTKITLRSSQLRQDPMKVLETLPNLQILKLESGAYMGEVMISSMDGFVQLQHLILSGLKNLANWIIQSGAMPGLTRLHIADCEKLEMIPEGLQQLTKLKELELWDMPRKFRDRVQEDDGDDWCKIQHVPSITFYPKVVLMN, from the exons ATGATTGAGCATACTATTGCATTGGTGCTGCTAAAGCTTGCTGATCTCTTAGCCGAAGAAGCGATGTTCTTATACGGAGTACGTGATCAATTCGAGTGGATCGAACGAGAATTACGACGAATGAAATGTTTTATCAAGGATGCTGATGATAAGAGGAGGAAAGGAGACGAAAGAGTGAAGAATTGGGTGAGGGATGTTAGAGATCTTGCTTTTGAAGCTGAAGACATCATTGACATCCATATGATCAAGATTGAGAGACGTCGTCGGAGGAAAGGTTTCATGGGTAAGTTCATTAGGTACACTCATATCCTCAGTGAATTGGTTGCTTGTCATATGATTAGTTTGGATATTAATCGAATGAAGATAAAGGTCCAAGAAATCTTAGACAGTCGAACTACTTACGGCATTGCTAATATAGATGAAAATGATGGAGAAGTAATTAGTTCTATGGATGATTTGCAAGCGCGAAGACGGTTATCTCCTAATCTTGATGATGACTCTATTGTTGTTGGTTTTGAGCTTGATAAGAAAGTGATCATGGAACATTTACTTAACTCCAAGATCAAGCGTCGATGTGTGATTTCTATTGTTGGAATGGGTGGTCTCGGCAAAACAACTCTAGCGAAAAAGATATACAATAGCATCAACATTAAAAGACAATTCGAGGTTTGTTGTTGGGTATCTGTGTCTCAAGATTATAAAGTGAAAGAACTTCTGAAGACGATCATGAAGAAAGTCATGGGCATTGCAAGAGATGAAATGGAAAGGATAGAAGACGACGACTTGAAAGAAAAGTTATACAAGTTCTTGAAGGAAAGGAGATACTTTATAGTCATGGATGATATATGGAGAACAGAAATGTGGGTACAGATCAAAGCAGCTTTTCCAGATGTGATGAATGGAAGCAGAGTGCTGTTCACTACCCGCATATTAGAAGTCGCAAGATCTGCCGATCCTTCGATCCCTCCATATGAGCTACCATTCCTAAGCAATGCAGAAAGTTGGGAGCTATTTCTTAAGAAAATCTTTCCAACAACTGAAGATGCTGAGTTAACTTGTCCAAAAGAACTCGAGGCACTAAGCTGGAATCTTGCAATAAGATGTCGTGGTGTGCCGCTTGCTCTTGTCGTGCTCGGAGGCCTTCTTTCGAAGAAGGAAAAGACATTTGCTGTGTGGATGGAAGTGGCTAAGAGCATGGACTGGGAATCAAATGAAGATGGCAAGCAATTCTTGCAAATATTGGCTTTGAGTTACAATGATTTGCCACACCATTTCTTGAAGTCATGCTTTCTGTATATAGGATCTTTCCCAGAGGATTCAGAAATTCAAGCATCAAAATTGATCAGGTTATGGATTGCCGAAGGGTTCATACCGCAGAGAGAGAAGCAGAGCATGGAAGACACGGCAAAAGACTACTTGGATGAATTGGTGCAGCGATGTATGATTCAAGTTGCTTGTAGAAGATCAGATGGGAGCATTAAGAAGCTTCGCATTCACGACCTTCTGCGAGACATGTGCATATCAGAAGCTAAAGAGGATTGTTTTCTTGGTATTCAGAGCAGCAGTCATAATGCCAATCTTTCCACTTCGCGTCGTCTAGCTCTCCACAACATCAGTGTTGATCTTCAGCATCTCAAGCGCACTTCACCAAACTTGCGCACTTTAGTGGGATTCAATCTGAGAAGCAGCCATGAGATTAACAAATCCATTCACAGGATCAAGTTACTACGAGTTCTTGATTTAGAAGGTGCCCGCAATCTTGAGAGGCTACCGAAGGAAATCACAAGCATGATCCACTTGAAATACTTGGGATTACGACGAACTAAACTGAAAGAATTGCCATCAACCATAGGAGACCTCAGCAATTTGCAAACTCTTGATACAAGTCATACTCAACCAATACCAGTACCAGATGCATTTTGGAAGATTCAGACATTGAGGCATGTATTTGTAGTTGGAGGGTGTCCACACACAATTGGCAACTTAAAGAATTTGCAAACATTGAAAGTTCTCGGTTCCGGACAATGGATAGAGAAGGACTTGGAAGAGTTAACGAATCTCCGGCATTTACACATATCAAACCTTCTTGATTCTCATGGCAAGCCATTGTGCGATTCACTTGATAAACTAGAACACCTTGTATCATTAAAAGTGACGACGAGCTCACAATCAATCCCGGGAAATATCATCACAGCCTTATCAAACCATTACCAGTTGCATAAACTAGGCTTGAATGGGAGGTTATCAGATGAGCAGCATTTCCATAGCATTCAAGAATTTCCTACAAAACTTACAAAGATAACGTTACGAAGCTCACAATTGCGACAAGATCCTATGAAAGTACTAGAAACACTTCCAAATTTACAGATACTTAAACTGGAAAGTGGTGCATACATGGGAGAGGTGATGATTTCATCAATGGATGGGTTTGTTCAACTGCAACATTTGATACTTAGTGGCTTGAAGAATTTAGCAAATTGGATCATACAAAGCGGAGCAATGCCCGGACTTACACGTCTGCACATTGCCGACTGTGAGAAGCTGGAGATGATTCCAGAGGGACTGCAGCAACTGACAAAACTTAAGGAGTTGGAATTGTGGGATATGCCGAGGAAATTCCGAGACAGGGTTCAAGAGGATGATGGAGATGATTGGTGCAAGATCCAGCATGTGCCTTCCATTACTTTCTATCC GAAGGTGGTTTTAATGAATTAA
- the LOC120267067 gene encoding serine/threonine-protein kinase Nek6-like: MVGKGGGFSMEGCYEVVEKIGRGSFGSAFLVIHKDDKKRYILKKIKLAKQNEKFQRTAYQEMALIASLSNPYVVEYKDGWVEKGTSVSIVTGYCEGGDMAEKIKKAKGILFPEEKVCKWLTQLLLAVDYLHSNRVLHRDLKCSNIFLTKDEDIKLGDFGLAKLLNSEDLASSVVGTPIYMCPEILADIPYGYKSDIWSLGCCMFEITAHRPAFKAPDIAGLINKINRSSISPLPTIYSPSLKQLIKSMLRKNPEHRPNAAELLRHPYLQPYLAKSCNPSSYYLPIKSNNENNNDTQEKLAKRRSQRQQEVGKSSRESKDSGSRTDAAKQTAEQTQTKMDAMQQDNSSNGITYPHSIPGSSSAEIKMVHNSSSDVSSNTDNGGKDQEHLGSSQLQATNEQGRPKINSDGVICECKSNGRQLDDEQERIVMHSSDVKLDGMPECKTSVSVAEENRLKLLISTDAPLRRTKTDGDEMAVAVAEETSSMSTVTLLHGDGTQAEWDSLSIIQQRADALESLLELCAQLLQQERLDELAGVLRPFGEETVSSRETAIWLTKSLMSTPKFGGGTKIQ, encoded by the exons ATGGTGGGAAAAGGGGGTGGGTTTAGTATGGAGGGCTGCTATGAAGTTGTGGAGAAGATTGGGAGGGGTTCCTTTGGATCTGCATTCCTTGTCATCCATAAGGATGACAAAAAGAG GTATATCTTGAAAAAGATTAAGTTGGCCAAACAGAATGAAAAATTTCAGCGTACCGCGTATCAAGAG ATGGCTTTAATTGCGAGCCTTTCTAATCCGTATGTTGTGGAGTATAAGGATGGTTGGGTGGAAAAg GGGACTAGTGTGTCAATTGTTACTGGTTATTGTGAAGGAGGAGATAT GGCTGAGAAGATAAAGAAAGCCAAAGGAATCTTATTTCCAGAGGAG AAGGTCTGCAAATGGCTGACTCAACTGCTACTGGCAGTCGATTATCTGCATTCCAATCGCGtgctccaccgggacctcaag TGCTCAAACATATTCCTTACCAAGGATGAAGATATAAAACTAg GTGATTTTGGGCTTGCAAAGCTACTGAATTCAGAAGACCTAGCTTCATCG GTTGTGGGAACTCCAATCTACATGTGCCCTGAGATATTAGCAGATATACCGTATGGCTATAAATCAGATATCTGGTCACTAG GTTGCTGCATGTTTGAAATTACGGCACATCGCCCTGCATTTAAAGCTCCT GACATCGCAGGACTGATCAACAAGATAAATAGATCCTCCATATCTCCACTGCCTACCATATACTCCCCTTCACT gaAACAATTGATCAAAAGTATGCTAAGAAAAAATCCAGAACACAGACCAAAT GCTGCTGAACTCTTGAGGCACCCATACTTACAGCCTTATCTTGCAAAATCCTGCAATCCTTCTTCATACTATCTACCCATAAAGTCAAACAATGAGAACAATAATGATACACAAGAGAAACTTGCAAAAAGGCGATCTCAGAGACAACAGGAGGTTGGGAAGAGTAGTAGAGAATCCAAAGATAGTGGTTCAAGAACAGATGCAGCAAAACAAACAGCAGAACAAACACAAACGAAGATGGACGCAATGCAACAAGATAATTCATCAAATGGCATAACATATCCTCACTCCATTCCGGGTTCATCAAGTGCTGAAATCAAGATGGTTCATAACAGCAGCTCTGATGTTTCTAGCAATACTGATAATGGCGGTAAAGACCAAGAACACCTTGGTAGTTCACAACTTCAAGCAACCAATGAGCAAGGGAGACCCAAGATTAACAGTGATGGAGTAATTTGTGAATGCAAATCTAATGGTCGTCAATTAGATGACGAACAAGAAAGAATTGTAATGCACTCCTCAGATGTAAAACTTGACGGTATGCCAGAATGCAAGACATCAGTTAGTGTTGCAGAAGAAAACCGGTTAAAATTGTTGATTAGCACTGATGCTCCCTTGCGGAGAACGAAGACCGATGGAGATGAGATGGCTGTGGCAGTTGCAGAAGAAACATCATCAATGAGCACGGTTACACTTCTTCATGGAGATGGCACACAAGCTGAATGGGATAGCCTCAGCATCATCCAACAAAGGGCTGACGCTCTGGAGTCCCTCCTGGAGCTATGTGCACAGTTGCTACAACAAGAGAGACTTGATGAACTTGCTGGTGTATTAAGACCATTTGGAGAAGAAACAGTATCATCAAGAGAAACTGCAATATGGTTAACAAAGAGCCTCATGTCCACACCAAAATTCGGAGGGGGAACCAAAATTCAGTGA
- the LOC120267064 gene encoding disease resistance protein RPP8-like, with protein MSNPAISFVLQKICNLLVEEAVLLHGVRGQVEWVVSELQWMQSFLKDADSRQRKGDELAKNWVKEVRDVAFEAEDVIDNYLLKLGCLRREKGLLASVTRYASFAEVIARHKIATKINWLKKKISEIAESKVRYGLVNIGESGEDQISFIDEGLQARRNLSPYLYDETIVVGFQHDMEFLLNQLTDVQNLRRSVVSIVGMGGLGKTTLAKRIYSNNVIKQHFDVCLWMTISQVYNVIDILKIIISRVVDLKRGELEGLDETGMKEKLLNSLNSRRYLIIMDDVWEKNFWNRIKGAFPDAMNGSRVLITTRVIEVARHADPMTIPYELSFLPEDKSWDLFLLKAFPAGLDSSVEELEDIGRQLVKRCGGLPLALVVLGGLLSRKDPHPAVWSEVAESMDWDSTKDGQECLKILALSYCNLPHHYLKSCFLYLAAFPEDSVILASKLIKLWIAEGFIPQRQKQTMEEIARGYLDELVQRCMIQAVKKRDYDNSVKKIRIHDVLHEFCIAEAREDGLMNVNCLEARSTSQFTSRRLALQNYESSLCCSSASKRCTLLGCLALQNYKSSYWRSSASKLRTLLAFNLKTDVMFLNVLKLLRVIDLEGAGGVKELPKEIETLTLLRYMGLRNCASLQKLPASVGNLLSLQILDIRSTCIRELPNGICKIQTLSVLNITWGCILPPKIFNLKNLQILKDADASGGWIEQDSGKMINLRVLGISGMTSSQNSAVCRLLGNLTRLVSLKVRRSESLPSSIITTLSNNMRFRKLELHGVLNLAQRKLPSHDLFPRYLSKLTLRASLLLHDPMPVLENLRSLAVLRLVRRAYEGKEIVCSTGGFPMLQILELSGMEQLECWRMDGCAMLKLRCLYISVCPRLQMLPEGLRNMGSLQELKVSGMSDEFQSRVHVDGEDWHKIQHVRSVDFC; from the coding sequence atgagtaATCCTGCAATTTCCTTTGTGTTGCAAAAGATCTGTAACCTCCTTGTTGAGGAAGCAGTTTTGTTGCATGGGGTGCGGGGACAAGTGGAATGGGTGGTTTCTGAACTGCAGTGGATGCAGAGCTTCCTCAAAGATGCAGATTCAAGACAGAGAAAGGGAGATGAACTAGCTAAGAACTGGGTGAAGGAGGTCAGAGATGTTGCTTTTGAAGCAGAAGATGTTATTGACAATTACCTGCTCAAGCTTGGGTGTCTACGGCGAGAGAAAGGCCTGTTGGCCTCAGTTACAAGGTATGCTTCCTTTGCTGAAGTGATAGCCCGCCATAAGATTGCGACAAAGATCAACTGGCTAAAAAAAAAGATCTCGGAGATTGCTGAGAGTAAAGTTAGGTATGGCCTTGTTAATATTGGAGAAAGTGGGGAAGATCAGATTAGTTTTATTGATGAAGGCTTGCAGGCACGTCGGAATCTATCTCCGTATCTCTATGATGAAACTATTGTTGTTGGATTTCAGCATGACATGGAGTTTCTCTTGAATCAACTTACTGATGTGCAAAACCTGAGACGTAGTGTTGTGTCCATTGTTGGAATGGGCGGCCTTGGGAAGACGACTCTTGCAAAAAGGATATATAGCAACAATGTGATTAAGCAGCATTTTGATGTTTGCTTGTGGATGACTATATCCCAAGTTTACAACGTCATTGATATCCTGAAGATTATCATCAGTAGAGTTGTTGACCTTAAGAGGGGTGAATTAGAAGGATTGGATGAAACCGGGATGAAGGAGAAGCTTCTTAACTCATTGAATTCAAGGAGGTATTTAATAATTATGGATGATGTGTGGGAGAAGAATTTTTGGAATCGAATAAAGGGAGCCTTCCCGGATGCTATGAACGGAAGCCGGGTGTTGATCACTACTCGTGTCATTGAAGTAGCGAGACATGCTGACCCAATGACCATTCCATATGAATTGTCATTTCTGCCAGAGGACAAGAGTTGGGACCTTTTCCTTTTGAAGGCCTTTCCAGCAGGATTAGATAGCAGTGTGGAAGAGTTGGAGGACATCGGCCGACAGCTAGTAAAAAGATGTGGAGGATTGCCTCTTGCACTGGTGGTGTTGGGAGGACTTCTTTCCAGGAAGGATCCTCATCCTGCTGTGTGGTCAGAGGTGGCTGAGAGCATGGACTGGGATTCGACAAAAGATGGCCAAgaatgcttgaagatattggcATTGAGCTACTGCAACCTTCCACATCACTATCTCAAGTCATGCTTCTTGTATCTAGCTGCCTTCCCAGAAGACTCCGTGATTCTTGCTTCCAAGTTGATCAAGCTATGGATTGCCGAGGGCTTCATACCTCAGAGACAGAAGCAAACCATGGAAGAAATTGCGAGGGGTTACTTAGATGAACTTGTGCAGAGATGCATGATTCAGGCTGTCAAGAAAAGGGATTATGATAACAGTGTCAAGAAGATCCGGATCCATGATGTCCTGCATGAATTTTGCATAGCAGAAGCCAGGGAGGATGGATTGATGAATGTTAATTGCTTGGAGGCTAGAAGTACTTCACAATTCACTTCACGGCGTCTAGCTTTGCAAAATTATGAATCATCTCTCTGTTGTTCCTCTGCTTCAAAACGGTGCACTCTGTTGGGGTGTCTAGCTCTGCAAAATTATAAGTCATCTTACTGGCGTTCCTCTGCTTCAAAACTGCGCACTCTGTTGGCTTTCAACTTAAAAACAGACGTCATGTTCCTGAATGTTTTGAAGCTACTAAGAGTCATTGATCTGGAGGGTGCAGGAGGGGTGAAAGAATTGCCAAAGGAGATTGAGACACTGACTCTCTTAAGATATATGGGACTAAGGAATTGTGCATCACTGCAAAAGCTCCCTGCCTCTGTTGGAAATCTCCTAAGTTTACAAATTCTAGATATTCGTAGCACTTGCATAAGAGAATTGCCAAATGGTATTTGCAAGATCCAGACGTTGAGTGTTTTAAACATAACCTGGGGTTGTATACTTCCACCAAAGATTTTCAACTTGAAAAACCTTCAAATTCTTAAAGACGCAGATGCTTCGGGGGGATGGATTGAGCAAGACTCTGGGAAGATGATCAATTTGCGTGTTTTGGGAATATCAGGAATGACAAGTTCACAGAATTCAGCTGTATGCCGCTTGCTTGGTAATCTAACTCGCCTGGTCTCCTTGAAGGTACGCAGGTCAGAATCACTACCATCGAGCATCATCACTACCTTGTCGAATAATATGCGATTCCGCAAGTTGGAGTTACATGGTGTGTTGAATTTGGCACAACGAAAGCTTCCTAGCCACGATCTGTTCCCACGGTATCTAAGCAAACTCACACTTCGTGCATCTCTGTTGCTGCATGACCCAATGCCTGTGTTGGAGAATCTCCGGAGCTTGGCCGTGCTTAGATTGGTACGCCGAGCATATGAAGGGAAAGAGATAGTTTGCTCTACTGGCGGATTCCCTATGCTTCAAATCTTGGAACTGTCTGGCATGGAGCAGTTAGAATGTTGGAGAATGGACGGTTGTGCAATGCTTAAACTAAGATGCTTATACATCTCAGTTTGTCCTAGGCTTCAGATGCTACCCGAGGGTCTGCGGAACATGGGCTCACTTCAAGAGTTGAAGGTCTCTGGCATGTCGGATGAATTCCAAAGCCGGGTTCATGTAGATGGTGAAGATTGGCACAAGATCCAGCACGTGCGTTCAGTTGACTTCTGCTGA
- the LOC120267065 gene encoding probable disease resistance protein RF9, whose protein sequence is MSNPAISFVIQKLTNLLIEEAVLLFRVRDQVNWVLVELKRMQCFLKDADSRQRKGDELAKNWVREVRDVAFDAEDVIDTYLLKVEHLRQKKGLLVFVKRYSCFSSELKARHKIGAKINRIKTKIQDISDSRARYGILNIGESEEARIDFIDENLQARRNLSPYLSDDTTVIGFHHDMEVLLNQLTDVRNLRRSVLSIVGMGGLGKTTLAKKIYSNDMIKRHFDVCVWMTISQVYRVTDLLKIIISRVVGLRRDELEGLDESGLKEKLLNSLNGRRYLIVMDDVWDKNFWTRIKGAFPNDVNGSRVLITTRVIEVASFADPITIPYELSFLPEDRSWELFLLKAFPTRLDSHVSCPEELEDIGRQLVKRCEGLPLALVVLGGLLSRKDPDPAVWSEVADRMDWNSTHDGQECLKILALSYCDLPHHYLKSCFLYLAAFPEDSEILTSKLIKLWAVEGFIPERERQTVEEIGWGYLDELVQRCMVQVVKVRDYDKSVKKIRIHDVLHEFCIAEAREVGLINASSTYSAMTVAQVTSRRLALQNYRSSDWCFTGLKLRTLLLFNSSVPITNPLVLHGLKLLRVIDLEGAGSVVNLPKEIERMIHLRYMGLRNCTSLLRLPPTVGNLCSLRVLDVRNTGIVKLPEEVCNIQTLRIINMEWFCLLPSNICNLNYLQILKHACAAGGWVERCSREMINLQVLGISALASSQLPTLCHLLGNLTHLISLKVQRTSLLSSSIITTLSSNRQFRKLELHGMLHKLPDHHLFPQNLSKLTLRASMFEDDPMPVLEKLRNLIVLRLMKGTYAGKEMVCSAGGFPRLRVLEISCLEYLECWRIEDCSMANLFYLSISVCKKLSMLPEGLGRASSLQELKLSRMPQDFNARAREGGEDWHKISHLPSITIY, encoded by the coding sequence ATGAGTAATCCTGCAATCTCTTTTGTGATACAAAAGCTCACTAACCTGCTCATTGAGGAAGCAGTTTTGTTGTTTAGGGTGCGGGATCAAGTGAATTGGGTGCTTGTTGAACTGAAGAGGATGCAGTGCTTCCTCAAGGATGCTGATTCAAGGCAGAGAAAGGGAGATGAACTAGCTAAGAACTGGGTGAGGGAGGTCAGAGATGTTGCTTTCGATGCAGAGGATGTTATTGACACTTACCTGCTAAAAGTCGAACACCTCCGGCAGAAGAAAGGCCTCTTGGTTTTTGTTAAAAGGTATTCCTGTTTTAGCTCTGAATTGAAAGCCCGCCATAAAATTGGGGCCAAGATCAACcgcataaaaactaaaatacagGATATATCAGATAGCAGAGCTAGATATGGAATTCTTAATATAGGAGAAAGTGAGGAAGCAAGGATCGATTTTATTGATGAGAACTTGCAAGCACGTAGGAATTTATCTCCATATCTCAGTGATGACACTACTGTTATTGGATTTCACCATGACATGGAGGTACTCTTGAATCAGCTGACAGATGTGCGAAACCTGAGACGAAGTGTTCTCTCCATTGTTGGAATGGGCGGCCTTGGGAAGACAACCCTTGCAAAAAAGATCTATAGCAATGACATGATCAAACGGCATTTTGATGTTTGCGTGTGGATGACTATATCTCAAGTTTATAGAGTCACTGATCTGCTGAAGATCATCATCAGCAGAGTTGTTGGTCTGAGGAGGGATGAATTGGAAGGATTAGATGAAAGTGGGTTGAAGGAGAAGCTTCTTAACTCATTGAATGGGAGGAGGTATCTAATAGTAATGGATGATGTGTGGGATAAGAACTTTTGGACTCGAATAAAAGGTGCCTTCCCAAATGATGTGAATGGAAGCCGAGTATTGATCACTACTCGTGTCATTGAAGTAGCAAGTTTTGCTGATCCAATCACCATTCCATATGAACTGTCATTTCTGCCAGAGGACAGGAGTTGGGAGCTTTTCCTTTTGAAGGCCTTTCCGACAAGATTAGATAGCCATGTAAGCTGCCCTGAAGAGTTGGAGGATATTGGGCGACAACTGGTGAAAAGATGTGAAGGATTGCCGCTTGCGCTTGTTGTGCTGGGAGGACTTCTATCTCGCAAAGATCCTGATCCTGCTGTTTGGTCAGAGGTGGCTGACCGCATGGATTGGAATTCCACGCATGATGGACAAgaatgcttgaagatattggcATTGAGCTACTGTGACCTGCCACATCACTACCTCAAGTCATGTTTCTTGTATCTGGCTGCCTTCCCAGAAGACTCTGAGATTCTTACTTCCAAATTGATCAAACTATGGGCTGTTGAAGGCTTCATTCCTGAGAGAGAGAGGCAAACCGTGGAAGAAATTGGTTGGGGTTACTTAGATGAGCTTGTGCAGAGGTGCATGGTTCAGGTAGTCAAGGTACGTGATTATGATAAGAGTGTCAAGAAGATCCGAATACATGATGTCCTGCATGAATTTTGCATTGCGGAAGCTAGGGAAGTTGGATTGATCAATGCTTCTAGCACTTACTCAGCCATGACTGTTGCACAGGTCACCTCACGCCGTCTTGCTCTGCAAAATTATCGATCTTCTGACTGGTGTTTTACTGGTTTGAAACTGCGTACTTTGTTGCTTTTTAACTCTTCTGTGCCAATTACGAATCCTTTAGTCCTGCATGGATTGAAGTTGCTAAGAGTCATTGATCTGGAGGGTGCTGGATCTGTGGTGAATTTGCCAAAGGAGATTGAGAGGATGATTCATTTAAGATACATGGGTCTCAGAAATTGCACATCTTTGCTCAGGCTTCCACCCACCGTTGGAAATCTTTGTAGTTTACGAGTTCTGGATGTTCGCAACACTGGCATAGTAAAACTGCCTGAGGAGGTCTGCAACATTCAGACACTACGAATCATAAACATGGAGTGGTTTTGTTTGCTTCCATCAAACATTTGCAACTTAAATTACCTGCAAATTCTAAAACATGCATGTGCTGCTGGGGGATGGGTTGAGAGATGCTCTAGAGAGATGATCAATCTCCAAGTATTAGGGATATCAGCACTTGCTAGCTCTCAACTTCCAACTTTATGCCATTTGCTTGGAAATCTTACCCACCTCATCTCCTTGAAGGTACAGAGGACAAGTTTGCTATCTTCAAGTATCATCACAACCTTATCAAGCAATCGCCAATTCCGCAAGTTGGAGTTACATGGAATGTTACATAAACTCCCTGACCACCATCTGTTCCCACAGAACCTAAGCAAACTTACTCTGCGTGCATCAATGTTTGAGGATGACCCAATGCCAGTGTTGGAGAAACTCCGAAACCTAATAGTCCTGAGGTTGATGAAGGGAACCTATgcagggaaggagatggtctgTTCTGCTGGTGGATTCCCCAGACTTCGAGTCTTGGAAATTTCCTGCTTGGAGTATCTAGAATGCTGGAGAATTGAAGACTGCTCAATGGCCAATCttttctatctttcaatctCTGTTTGTAAGAAGCTGTCAATGCTGCCTGAAGGCCTGGGGAGGGCAAGCTCCCTTCAAGAGCTGAAGTTGTCTCGCATGCCACAGGATTTCAATGCAAGAGCTCGTGAGGGCGGAGAAGATTGGCACAAGATTAGTCATCTGCCTTCAATCACCATCTATTGA